One genomic region from Rosa rugosa chromosome 1, drRosRugo1.1, whole genome shotgun sequence encodes:
- the LOC133724917 gene encoding G-type lectin S-receptor-like serine/threonine-protein kinase RKS1 isoform X1, producing the protein MFLKALLLFLLFQFCTSRDTIKGNEEQLKDVDGDYLVSKESKFELGFFSPGNSSYRYVGIWYSQTRVSNKTVVWVANRNNPINDTSGVLTIDRYGELVLYAYNMESTPIWSTNVSRSVQNANTSTLSAQLLDTGNLVVFQADNNEIYVWQSFDYPTDTLIPGMKVGVNWKTGQEWVLTSWKSQDDPGTGDYTFRLYPYQIASPEFFMYKGLSKYYRTDPGRWPGLVTSQEETYYSMNETNAITRLTVTNSAFEHLHWDDDGLQWKVDLSAPKSRCDGYGKCGANSRCSPDNVSVFECECLSGYVPNSISDWNQKNGSGGCVSNRLGLLKCGHGDGFVKVARVKYPDTSIAAWLKSGMSAKECEQECLRNCSCKAYLSTENEGIVDCLTWYDDLMDILTYTEFGQDLYVRVNATVLAANAGRSQGFLERRGMPAIPILSAVLALVLIIMLLYWWRKKNRNTKGIDFVEAEELEESQRHPELQYFDLDTIIAATDNFSRVNELGHGGFGSVYKGQLPNEQKVAVKRLSKTSGQGIEEFKNEVALIARLQHRNLVKLLGCCIKGEERMLVLEYMPNKSLDSFLFDNRRRSFLDWKKRFEIINGIARGILYLHQDSRLRIIHRDLKTSNVLLDDEMNPKISDFGMARIFDGDQLQDKTKRIVGTYGYMSPEYAVFGRFSTKSDVFSFGIIMLEIVSGQRNNSSDLEDPSVNLIGRVWELWREGRALDIVDSTLKSCQPNEVMRCIRVALLCVQEDSKDRPAMSAIVIMLSGEASPPLPKQPAFVYRRDSGTDVDPLFPNRSSSINDLTITTMEAR; encoded by the exons ATGTTTTTGAAAGCTCtgcttctcttcctcctctttcaGTTCTGCACTTCCAGGGACACCATAAAAGGGAATGAAGAACAATTGAAAGATGTTGATGGAGACTATTTAGTGTCCAAAGAAAGCAAGTTTGAATTGGGTTTCTTCAGCCCCGGAAATTCTAGCTACAGGTATGTTGGAATTTGGTATTCTCAGACTAGAGTATCCAATAAAACGGTGGTGTGGGTTGCAAACAGGAACAATCCCATAAATGATACCTCTGGTGTGCTCACAATAGACAGATATGGAGAACTAGTCCTTTATGCTTATAACATGGAGAGCACTCCTATTTGGTCTACTAATGTGTCGCGGTCGGTTCAAAATGCTAACACAAGcactttatctgcacagctttTAGATACAGGAAATTTAGTTGTGTTCCAGGCTGATAATAATGAAATCTATGTATGGCAAAGTTTTGATTATCCTACTGATACTTTAattccaggtatgaaagtcgggGTGAATTGGAAAACTGGGCAAGAATGGGTTTTAACATCTTGGAAGTCACAAGATGACCCTGGAACTGGGGACTATACCTTTAGGCTCTATCCATATCAGATCGCATCCCCCGAATTTTTTATGTACAAGGGTTTGAGTAAGTATTACCGAACTGATCCAGGGCGTTGGCCTGGTTTGGTCACTAGTCAAGAGGAAACTTATTATTCCATGAATGAAACCAATGCAATTACAAGATTAACAGTGACTAATTCTGCGTTCGAGCACCTTCATTGGGATGATGATGGCCTTCAATGGAAGGTAGACCTATCTGCACCGAAGTCCCGGTGTGACGGGTATGGAAAGTGTGGTGCCAACAGCAGATGTAGCCCTGACAACGTTAGTGTGTTTGAGTGCGAATGTTTATCAGGGTATGTGCCTAATTCTATAAGTGATTGGAATCAGAAAAATGGGTCAGGTGGATGTGTGAGTAATCGACTTGGTTTGTTGAAGTGTGGACATGGAGACGGGTTTGTGAAGGTGGCAAGAGTTAAATATCCAGACACATCGATAGCAGCATGGTTAAAATCAGGAATGAGTGCCAAAGAGTGCGAGCAGGAGTGCCTAAGAAATTGTTCTTGCAAAGCATATTTGAGCACTGAAAATGAAGGGATTGTTGATTGCTTGACATGGTATGATGACTTGATGGACATTTTAACGTACACAGAGTTTGGACAAGATCTCTACGTTCGTGTGAATGCAACTGTGTTAG CTGCAAATGCCGGAAGATCACAAGGTTTCTTGGAAAGGAGGGGTATGCCGGCCATTCCAATACTGTCTGCTGTGCTGGCATTGGTACTAATCATTATGCTTCTCTATTGGTGGCGTAAGAAGAACAGGAACACAAAAG gcatagattttgtggaggcAGAGGAGCTTGAGGAAAGTCAGAGACACCCCGAATTGCAATATTTCGATCTTGACACAATAATAGCAGCCACGGACAACTTCTCTCGTGTCAATGAACTTGGCCATGGTGGTTTTGGCTCCGTTTATAAG GGTCAACTGCCAAATGAACAAAAAGTTGCTGTGAAAAGATTGTCCAAAACTTCAGGACAAGGGATTGAGGAATTCAAAAATGAAGTTGCACTTATAGCAAGACTTCAACACAGGAATCTTGTGAAACTTTTAGGCTGTTGTATAAAGGGAGAAGAAAGGATGTTAGTCCTAGAATACATGCCTAACAAAAGCTTGGACTCCTTTCTGTTTG ATAACAGAAGACGGTCCTTCTTGGATTGGAAAAAGCGCTTTGAAATTATCAACGGGATTGCTCGTGGGATTCTGTATCTTCACCAAGACTCAAGATTGAGGATTATCCATAGAGATCTAAAAACTAGCAATGTTCTACTAGATGATGAGATGAACccaaaaatttctgattttggcaTGGCTAGAATATTCGACGGGGATCAACTGCAAGATAAGACGAAACGAATTGTCGGAACATA TGGCTACATGTCACCGGAGTACGCAGTATTTGGGAGATTTTCCACGAAATCTGATGTCTTTAGTTTTGGGATCATAATGTTGGAGATTGTAAGTGGGCAAAGAAACAATAGTTCTGATCTGGAGGATCCTTCCGTGAACTTGATAGGACGT GTTTGGGAGCTCTGGAGAGAAGGTAGAGCATTAGATATTGTTGATTCGACACTGAAGTCATGTCAGCCTAATGAAGTCATGAGATGCATACGAGTTGCGCTCTTGTGTGTACAAGAAGATTCAAAGGACCGACCTGCCATGTCAGCCATTGTTATCATGTTGAGTGGTGAAGCATCTCCTCCATTGCCTAAGCAGCCAGCATTTGTTTACAGAAGAGATTCCGGCACTGATGTTGATCCATTATTTCCAAACCGTTCTTCTTCTATAAACGACCTGACAATAACTACAATGGAAGCTCGATAA
- the LOC133724917 gene encoding cysteine-rich receptor-like protein kinase 44 isoform X2: MKVGVNWKTGQEWVLTSWKSQDDPGTGDYTFRLYPYQIASPEFFMYKGLSKYYRTDPGRWPGLVTSQEETYYSMNETNAITRLTVTNSAFEHLHWDDDGLQWKVDLSAPKSRCDGYGKCGANSRCSPDNVSVFECECLSGYVPNSISDWNQKNGSGGCVSNRLGLLKCGHGDGFVKVARVKYPDTSIAAWLKSGMSAKECEQECLRNCSCKAYLSTENEGIVDCLTWYDDLMDILTYTEFGQDLYVRVNATVLAANAGRSQGFLERRGMPAIPILSAVLALVLIIMLLYWWRKKNRNTKGIDFVEAEELEESQRHPELQYFDLDTIIAATDNFSRVNELGHGGFGSVYKGQLPNEQKVAVKRLSKTSGQGIEEFKNEVALIARLQHRNLVKLLGCCIKGEERMLVLEYMPNKSLDSFLFDNRRRSFLDWKKRFEIINGIARGILYLHQDSRLRIIHRDLKTSNVLLDDEMNPKISDFGMARIFDGDQLQDKTKRIVGTYGYMSPEYAVFGRFSTKSDVFSFGIIMLEIVSGQRNNSSDLEDPSVNLIGRVWELWREGRALDIVDSTLKSCQPNEVMRCIRVALLCVQEDSKDRPAMSAIVIMLSGEASPPLPKQPAFVYRRDSGTDVDPLFPNRSSSINDLTITTMEAR, from the exons atgaaagtcgggGTGAATTGGAAAACTGGGCAAGAATGGGTTTTAACATCTTGGAAGTCACAAGATGACCCTGGAACTGGGGACTATACCTTTAGGCTCTATCCATATCAGATCGCATCCCCCGAATTTTTTATGTACAAGGGTTTGAGTAAGTATTACCGAACTGATCCAGGGCGTTGGCCTGGTTTGGTCACTAGTCAAGAGGAAACTTATTATTCCATGAATGAAACCAATGCAATTACAAGATTAACAGTGACTAATTCTGCGTTCGAGCACCTTCATTGGGATGATGATGGCCTTCAATGGAAGGTAGACCTATCTGCACCGAAGTCCCGGTGTGACGGGTATGGAAAGTGTGGTGCCAACAGCAGATGTAGCCCTGACAACGTTAGTGTGTTTGAGTGCGAATGTTTATCAGGGTATGTGCCTAATTCTATAAGTGATTGGAATCAGAAAAATGGGTCAGGTGGATGTGTGAGTAATCGACTTGGTTTGTTGAAGTGTGGACATGGAGACGGGTTTGTGAAGGTGGCAAGAGTTAAATATCCAGACACATCGATAGCAGCATGGTTAAAATCAGGAATGAGTGCCAAAGAGTGCGAGCAGGAGTGCCTAAGAAATTGTTCTTGCAAAGCATATTTGAGCACTGAAAATGAAGGGATTGTTGATTGCTTGACATGGTATGATGACTTGATGGACATTTTAACGTACACAGAGTTTGGACAAGATCTCTACGTTCGTGTGAATGCAACTGTGTTAG CTGCAAATGCCGGAAGATCACAAGGTTTCTTGGAAAGGAGGGGTATGCCGGCCATTCCAATACTGTCTGCTGTGCTGGCATTGGTACTAATCATTATGCTTCTCTATTGGTGGCGTAAGAAGAACAGGAACACAAAAG gcatagattttgtggaggcAGAGGAGCTTGAGGAAAGTCAGAGACACCCCGAATTGCAATATTTCGATCTTGACACAATAATAGCAGCCACGGACAACTTCTCTCGTGTCAATGAACTTGGCCATGGTGGTTTTGGCTCCGTTTATAAG GGTCAACTGCCAAATGAACAAAAAGTTGCTGTGAAAAGATTGTCCAAAACTTCAGGACAAGGGATTGAGGAATTCAAAAATGAAGTTGCACTTATAGCAAGACTTCAACACAGGAATCTTGTGAAACTTTTAGGCTGTTGTATAAAGGGAGAAGAAAGGATGTTAGTCCTAGAATACATGCCTAACAAAAGCTTGGACTCCTTTCTGTTTG ATAACAGAAGACGGTCCTTCTTGGATTGGAAAAAGCGCTTTGAAATTATCAACGGGATTGCTCGTGGGATTCTGTATCTTCACCAAGACTCAAGATTGAGGATTATCCATAGAGATCTAAAAACTAGCAATGTTCTACTAGATGATGAGATGAACccaaaaatttctgattttggcaTGGCTAGAATATTCGACGGGGATCAACTGCAAGATAAGACGAAACGAATTGTCGGAACATA TGGCTACATGTCACCGGAGTACGCAGTATTTGGGAGATTTTCCACGAAATCTGATGTCTTTAGTTTTGGGATCATAATGTTGGAGATTGTAAGTGGGCAAAGAAACAATAGTTCTGATCTGGAGGATCCTTCCGTGAACTTGATAGGACGT GTTTGGGAGCTCTGGAGAGAAGGTAGAGCATTAGATATTGTTGATTCGACACTGAAGTCATGTCAGCCTAATGAAGTCATGAGATGCATACGAGTTGCGCTCTTGTGTGTACAAGAAGATTCAAAGGACCGACCTGCCATGTCAGCCATTGTTATCATGTTGAGTGGTGAAGCATCTCCTCCATTGCCTAAGCAGCCAGCATTTGTTTACAGAAGAGATTCCGGCACTGATGTTGATCCATTATTTCCAAACCGTTCTTCTTCTATAAACGACCTGACAATAACTACAATGGAAGCTCGATAA
- the LOC133724920 gene encoding pentatricopeptide repeat-containing protein At5g46680 encodes MMVCRLSTLLLNVCISSFCKVRLLGRAEAVIIDGIRLGVIPDVVTYNTLVHAYCQFVSVDAAYSVVHRMKEAGISPDVVTYNSLISGATRNRLLSRVLDLFEEMLQEGIHPDVWSYNILMHCFFKLGKPDEANRVFQDILLSDLTPHAATFNIMINGLCKNGYTDNALMLFRNLQRHGFVPPLVTYNILISGLCKARRVGQARRILKDLGESSHKPNAVTYTTVMSCCFRSKQYDQGLEIMSEMKSKGYTFDGFAYCTVIAALLKTGRMEGANAFMEQMMNSGIEMDLVSYNTLLNKLCKEGKVEAAYKLLDEIENGGLLCDKYTHTIMIDGLCKAGNIAGAQQHLHYMNMMGFQENLVAFNCLIDGLGKAGEIDRAMELYNSMETRDSFTYDSLVLNLCKAGRVLCASKLMMKCLREGMILLYSTRRALLDGLRSSGFTNEARKLQSKIRLARLLR; translated from the coding sequence ATGATGGTCTGTAGATTATCGACTTTGCTGTTGAACGTATGCATATCTTCATTTTGTAAAGTCCGGCTATTGGGGAGAGCGGAGGCCGTTATAATTGATGGTATAAGATTAGGGGTGATTCCAGATGTAGTCACTTACAATACTTTGGTTCATGCATATTGTCAGTTTGTTAGCGTAGATGCGGCTTATTCCGTTGTTCATAGAATGAAAGAAGCTGGGATAAGTCCGGATGTCGTTACTTACAATTCTTTGATATCCGGGGCCACCAGGAATCGCTTATTATCTCGAGTCCTGGATCTGTTTGAGGAAATGTTACAGGAAGGTATACATCCTGATGTGTGGAGTTACAATATTCTGATGCACTGTTTCTTTAAGTTAGGGAAACCTGATGAAGCCAACAGAGTCTTCCAGGATATTTTACTTAGCGACCTCACTCCTCATGCAGCTACATTTAATATTATGATTAATGGTCTTTGTAAAAATGGGTACACGGACAATGCTCTTATGTTATTTAGGAATTTACAACGTCATGGATTTGTTCCCCCGTTAGTGACATACAATATTCTTATCAGTGGGCTTTGCAAGGCACGTAGAGTGGGGCAAGCGAGGAGAATTCTAAAGGACCTTGGAGAATCAAGTCATAAGCCAAATGCCGTAACCTACACTACAGTTATGAGTTGCTGCTTTAGGTCTAAGCAATACGACCAAGGGCTTGAGATTATGTCAGAGATGAAGAGTAAAGGGTATACATTTGACGGCTTTGCATACTGCACAGTCATTGCCGCTTTACTTAAGACTGGAAGGATGGAAGGAGCAAATGCTTTCATGGAACAGATGATGAATAGTGGCATTGAAATGGATTTGGTGTCTTATAACACCTTACTTAATAAGCTTTGTAAAGAAGGCAAGGTTGAAGCTGCCTATAAGTTGTTGGATGAAATAGAAAATGGGGGCCTTTTGTGTGATAAGTATACCCATACAATCATGATTGATGGATTGTGTAAGGCGGGCAATATTGCTGGTGCTCAACAACATTTACATTATATGAATATGATGGGATTCCAGGAAAACTTGGTTGCCTTTAACTGTCTGATTGATGGCTTGGGTAAAGCTGGTGAAATTGATCGTGCAATGGAATTGTACAATTCAATGGAGACTAGGGATTCTTTTACCTATGACTCCTTGGTGCTCAATCTTTGCAAGGCTGGAAGGGTCCTTTGTGCATCTAAGCTTATGATGAAATGTTTAAGAGAGGGAATGATATTACTCTACTCTACCAGGCGAGCACTCCTTGATGGGCTTCGTTCTTCAGGGTttacaaatgaagcaagaaagCTTCAATCAAAAATTCGGTTAGCTCGGCTGTTACGTTAA
- the LOC133724921 gene encoding chaperone protein dnaJ C76, chloroplastic codes for MAQLLSPVFTEALKFQNPLLPPSLCSRSPWRVLARTGNNSLSLMGHAGKRRAIGRVRVATEGSTSVDALADDYYSVLGLLPDATPAQIKKAYYNCMKACHPDLSGDNPETTNFCMFINEVYEVLSDPVQRMVYDEIHGYALTAINPFVDNSAPKDHTFVDEFSCIGCKNCANVAPDVFAIEEDFGRARVYSQCGNQDLVQQAIDSCPVDCIHWTSAAQLSLLEDEMRRVERVNVALMLAGMGSASADVFRTASSRWQKRQAKVLAQAKVRMTKQKDSDKTESYWDNVWGKPKDYQSSEEETKERAKRAAAAARRWREYSRRGADKPPSYKLPEAISNNEN; via the exons ATGGCTCAGTTGCTGTCCCCTGTTTTCACTGAAGCTCTCAAGTTCCAGAACCCATTACTACCACCGAGCTTGTGCTCAAGAAGCCCATGGCGCGTGTTGGCCAGGACCGGCAATAATAGCTTGAGTTTGATGGGACATGCTGGGAAGCGAAGAGCCATTGGCAGAGTCAGAGTCGCAACTGAGGGCTCTACTTCAGTTGACGCTTTGGCTGATGACTATTACTCTGTCTTGGGTTTG CTTCCAGATGCAACGCCAGCACAGATCAAGAAAGCCTATTACAATTGTATGAAGGCTTGTCATCCTGACTTGAGTGGTGATAATCCGGAGACAACAAATTTCTGTATGTTCATCAATGAGGTCTATGAG GTTCTCAGTGACCCTGTGCAGCGCATGGTTTATGATGAAATTCATGGTTATGCATTGACTGCAATCAATCCTTTTGTAGATAACTCTGCACCAAAAGATCACACATTCGTTGATGAGTTTAGCTGCATAG GCTGCAAAAACTGTGCCAATGTTGCACCAGATGTCTTTGCAATCGAGGAAGACTTTGGAAGAGCCAGAGTATATAGTCAGTGTGGAAATCAAGATTTAGTTCAACAAGCAATTGATAGTTG CCCTGTTGATTGCATCCATTGGACTTCTGCTGCACAACTATCATTGCTTGAAGATGAAATGCGCAGAGTAGAAAGAGTAAAT GTCGCACTGATGCTTGCAGGTATGGGCTCAGCATCAGCAGATGTTTTCAGAACG GCAAGTTCTCGATGGCAAAAGAGGCAAGCAAAAGTCTTG GCACAGGCTAAAGTGAGGATGACAAAGCAGAAAGATTCAGATAAAACGGAATCATACTGGGATAATGTATGGGGCAAACCCAAAGACTACCAGAGTTCAG AGGaggaaacaaaagaaagagCAAAGAGAGCTGCCGCTGCAGCTCGAAGATGGAGAGAGTACTCAAGGAGGGGTGCTGATAAGCCTCCTAGCTATAAACTTCCAGAGGCAATCTCCAACAATGAAAACTGA
- the LOC133728086 gene encoding uncharacterized protein LOC133728086 has product MAADEVPLLNLFDSYWFEHAVFSSKPHAAANIPSLQLDQEDQILQEPNPSGLPTLIVRSLSDQFLDTKSSLFSDSSFSPHSVLPTRSRKLQTIPSGKEVLIDFSRESVPEKQVLEVGSAPLKKRVLHSERSKTRKRLGSSKSLSDLEFDELKGFMDLGFVFTEEDNKDLKLVSIIPGLQRLGVSDEGGEEDRDEEKRIDGSHHHSHVVSRPYLSEAWDALEYQRKEDQLMNWRVPSAVDKDMKHHLKFWAHTVASTVR; this is encoded by the coding sequence ATGGCTGCAGACGAAGTACCTCTGCTCAACCTCTTTGATTCCTACTGGTTTGAACACGCAGTTTTCAGTTCCAAACCCCATGCAGCAGCAAACATCCCAAGTCTCCAACTGGACCAAGAAGATCAAATACTCCAAGAACCAAACCCTTCAGGATTGCCAACCCTCATCGTGAGGTCACTAAGTGACCAATTCCTGGACACCAAGTCAAGCCTTTTCTCCGATTCGAGCTTCTCTCCCCACTCGGTTCTCCCCACTCGGTCACGAAAGCTTCAGACAATCCCCTCCGGCAAAGAAGTACTCATAGACTTCTCTAGAGAGAGTGTTCCTGAAAAACAAGTACTTGAGGTTGGGTCAGCACCACTGAAGAAAAGGGTGTTGCACAGTGAAAGatcaaaaacaaggaaaagattAGGGAGCAGCAAGAGCTTGTCGGACCTCGAGTTTGACGAGCTTAAAGGGTTTATGGATCTGGGGTTTGTGTTCACTGAGGAAGACAACAAGGACTTGAAGCTGGTTTCGATAATTCCCGGCTTGCAAAGACTAGGAGTTAGTGATGAAGGTGGGGAAGAAGATAGAGATGAAGAGAAGAGGATTGATGGAAGTCATCATCATTCACATGTTGTTTCCAGGCCTTATCTGTCTGAAGCTTGGGATGCTTTGGAATATCAAAGAAAAGAGGACCAGTTGATGAATTGGAGAGTTCCATCTGCTGTTGATAAAGACATGAAGCATCATCTCAAGTTCTGGGCTCATACAGTTGCATCAACCGTAAGATAA